The Impatiens glandulifera chromosome 3, dImpGla2.1, whole genome shotgun sequence genome contains a region encoding:
- the LOC124932493 gene encoding uncharacterized protein LOC124932493, with protein MPKKYHEHKDGDEGLSMSCYLHPKQVLEGVCPLCLNERLLVLFSANKKGKEEQINDNPSPNTKIFDLGSILNRFELKPKQETKNLKTHIDRSPTPEDSFISIRFGDNGVGSWEKNNPTSKMLSLDHVKPRSTMRWQKQICRLFRLAKWKRPDKDICHAEKTMEGIVKGRNLTFRASV; from the exons ATGCCAAAGAAATATCACGAGCATAAAGATGGAGATGAAGGCCTTTCCATGTCATGTTACCTTCATCCAAAACAAGTTCTTGAAGGAGTTTGTCCTCTTTGTTTGAATGAAAGGCTTCTCGTTTTGTTCTCTGCAaacaagaaaggaaaagaagaaCAGATTAATGACAACCCATCTCCTAACACAAAGATCTTTGATTTGGGCTCCATTCTCAACCGTTTCGAGTTGAAACCAAAACAAGAAACCAAGAACCTCAAAACCCACATCGATCGATCGCCCACTCCAGAAG ATTCCTTTATATCAATTAGATTTGGAGATAATGGAGTAGGATCATGGGAGAAAAACAATCCAACTTCTAAGATGTTGTCTCTCGATCATGTGAAGCCGCGTTCCACAATGAGGTGGCAAAAGCAGATTTGTCGCCTATTTCGACTCGCAAAATGGAAGAGACCCGACAAAGATATATGTCATGCGGAGAAAACAATGGAAGGGATTGTGAAGGGGAGGAATTTGACTTTCAGAGCGTCGGtgtga